A segment of the Odoribacter splanchnicus DSM 20712 genome:
AATTCCTCCCCACAATGTGCGTATGCGGAGCGTAACATATCCGTCCTCGGCAACAGAGACCCAATCACGGACAATTTCAATAGGGTCATTTCCAAATGCTTTTGCATCTTTTTCTTCTGATCCTTGCGTCATTACTGACTGTTTGGTACGGATGCTGTCAATCCAATTTACATACACACTCAGTTGGTTGCCTCCGTAGCTTTCTTCCTCTATTGTATAGTTCACCAAAGCCCTCACTTTCTTGTCTCCAAACGGTGAGGCTTTCATATTGGTAGGTACAAGCGACATTGATTCATCAAGTTGCATGAAGAAGCCGGTAGGCGCAGAAGGATACACCGTTACAAGGGCAGTTGGGCGCCGTAACACCACATTGTTATCATTGTAATCGCATGAGTTCAACGTGAGCGAACTGGCTATCAGACCTATTGCCAGAATTGTTTTCTTTGTTATTCTCATATTTCTTGCTTTTTAGTTTCTACTTATTAAATCATCAAAAAGCAAAAATCTTGCCTGTAAAAAATAATTTTTTATGAGATTTATCCTTGCTCCAACAAGTTCTTATCCGTCAGAAAATCCAATAGTCCAACAGTCAACACACCGAGTTTGTCCTCCTTGCGATGAATCTCATCACCAACAATGACAATCTTACGAAAGTGGTCATTGATTGACAATAATGGGCGACGTTCTTGCTGTTCCTTTTCTGGCGTAGGCATGTGAAAAGCCGACTGGATATACACTCTGTATGGAGGGCGGTTCACCACAAAGTCTACCTCCAACTGTTTTCTGACAAACTTACCGTTCTCATCCTTGCCACCAAGTTCAACCAATCCTACGTCCACATTATATCCTCGACTGCGAAGCTCATTATAGATAATGTTTTCCATAATGTGCGTTTCTTCCTGTTGACGATAGTTGAGAATGGCTCCACGTATGCCGACATCAGCGAAGTAGTATTTCGTCTCGGTACCAATATATTTTCTGCCTTTCACATCATAGCGCAAGGCTTCCTCTATCAAGAATGAGTCTTTCAGATAGTCAATGTATTGTTTTATAGTGTCTCTTTTTATGGTTACCCCCTGTACAGTTTGAAAGGTATTGGCTATTCTCGTTGGATTGGTTGACGAACCAATGCCCGAGGCAAGCACACGCACCAATTCCTTCATTCCTTCAGGATTACGCAGATGGTTGCGCTCAATTACGTCACGCAGATAGGTCGTCTCATACAAACCACGCAAATAGTCTGTTTTCTTTTCTTCCGTTTCAAGCAAAGCCACTTGTGGCAGTCCTCCAAAAGTATAGTAATCCAACCAAGCTTTGCGTATATCGCCACCAATACCATTAAAGTACTCGTCAAAGGTGAGAGGCCAGATGCGTATCTCGTCACCTCTACCTCGGAACTCAGTCACAACATCACTTGACAGGAAACGAGAGTTTGAGCCTGACACAAAACTGCGTTTATCAAGTAAAAAAACAGCAAAATGTTGCATCGTAAACTACACAAAAAATGTTTTTTAGAACAAAAGGGTATGACATGTAATCACACCCTACGTTCAAGGGAGTCGTTTCAACCGTACCCCTTTATGGATTTCGTCCTATAACTTCCATTCACCACATTATGGGGTCGGTTAAAAGCGCCCCTCCCAACCCTTATTTCGTGATTCCTGATGTGATCGAAAGTTAAATACGTTAAATCTTCACCTTTTCGTATCTAATCAGAATCCATACGGTCACTTTTCTACCGTTTAGAGCGTATAATACTGATAATCAACTAATAATACATTCATACTTTTATAACTTCTTTTAGTGTCATTTGTGGTTTGTTTTGTTATTTATACGAACAACTCCACAAACACACGTAGCCTACGGTGAAAAATTATTAATTTAAAAGAAAAGTAAAAAAGAGTAATACCTCACTTCACCGAGATCTTGTCTTAACTTTTTGTAAGCTTTATTGAGGTGAGCTTCTACCGTACGTTTCGATATCCCCAACAATTCGGCGATTTCGTCATTATTGAAACCTTTACATTTCAGCATCATTACTTCCCGTTGTTGTTCCGAAAGTTTATTTATACTATCGAACATTACTTCCTGAAGATTCTTTCTGAAAAGTTCGTTTTCAACCGCCAATTGTTCCTGAATCAACGATTGAAATTTTTGATAATAACGCTGTTCCACCAATTTTTTACGAAACATATCGTAAATCAGATTTTTAGCTATAGTCGTGATATAAGTATTAAAATTCAACTCTACCTTGATTTTATCCCGGGTTTCCCACAATTTTATGAATGTCTCCTGTACAATCTCTTCTGCATCCTCCTGACGAACCAATCTAAGACAAAAATATCCCAATTGCGGAGCATACATTTTAAACAATCGGTCAAATGCCTCTCGTTCACCTGATTTAAATTGCTTTAATAATGTACACTCATCACTAACCATAAAAATCTGCTTTTGGAGGAACAAATATCGTTTTTTTTTAATTTTTCTCCTATATTCAATACCAATAAATGAAATGCAGCCTTTGTTTTTTGGGAATAATATATTACATTTGCTTCCGTATTTGAAATGTTTCTTCAGGGCAGGGTGTAAATCCCTACCGGCGGTGATAGTCCGCGACTCCCTTTGGGGACTGAACCGGTGTAATTCCGGTACCGACGGTGATAGTCCGGATGAAAGAAGAGGCAGGACAGTCGTGTGTCGTTACTGTTATGATTCGTATATATGCCCTGAAGTCATTCAGGGCTTTTTTTATATGGAAACAAAGGATCGGGAATATATGAATCGTGCCAGGATATTGGCAGACAGAGGCCGGGGATGGGTGAATCCCAATCCGCTGGTGGGAGCGGTGATCGTCAAAGACGGCCGGATAATCGGTGAAGGTTGGCACGAACGTTATGGCGGCCTGCATGCTGAACGGAATGCTTTTAAGCAGTGTACCGAAGATCCGGCAGGGGCTACGCTCTATGTGACCCTGGAACCCTGTTGTCACTACGGCAAAACACCTCCTTGTACCGAGGCTGTTATTGAAAACAGGATTGCCCGTGTTGTCGTCGGGCTATTGGATCCGAATCCCTTGGTAGCCGGTAAAGGAATCGAAATGTTGAGGAAAGCCGGAATCGTCGTCGAGACTGGAGTGGAAGAAGAAAAGCTCCGGGAACAAAACCGGGTGTTTCTGAAATATATTACTACCCGTCGTCCTTGGATCGTGATGAAAACAGCCATGACCCTGGATGGGAAAATTGCAGCTTATACCGGTGATTCACACTGGGTGACCGGGGAGGAATCC
Coding sequences within it:
- a CDS encoding NigD1/NigD2 family lipoprotein, translating into MRITKKTILAIGLIASSLTLNSCDYNDNNVVLRRPTALVTVYPSAPTGFFMQLDESMSLVPTNMKASPFGDKKVRALVNYTIEEESYGGNQLSVYVNWIDSIRTKQSVMTQGSEEKDAKAFGNDPIEIVRDWVSVAEDGYVTLRIRTLWGGITKHVINLVSGVNKDNVYEFDLRHNAQGDTNGRMGDALIAFDLNSLWKKHPKELKIKLNWLSFSGKKSAELSLKMHTVTSVYNAETPSFLHRIE
- a CDS encoding ATP-binding protein, translated to MQHFAVFLLDKRSFVSGSNSRFLSSDVVTEFRGRGDEIRIWPLTFDEYFNGIGGDIRKAWLDYYTFGGLPQVALLETEEKKTDYLRGLYETTYLRDVIERNHLRNPEGMKELVRVLASGIGSSTNPTRIANTFQTVQGVTIKRDTIKQYIDYLKDSFLIEEALRYDVKGRKYIGTETKYYFADVGIRGAILNYRQQEETHIMENIIYNELRSRGYNVDVGLVELGGKDENGKFVRKQLEVDFVVNRPPYRVYIQSAFHMPTPEKEQQERRPLLSINDHFRKIVIVGDEIHRKEDKLGVLTVGLLDFLTDKNLLEQG
- a CDS encoding RNA polymerase sigma factor, which translates into the protein MVSDECTLLKQFKSGEREAFDRLFKMYAPQLGYFCLRLVRQEDAEEIVQETFIKLWETRDKIKVELNFNTYITTIAKNLIYDMFRKKLVEQRYYQKFQSLIQEQLAVENELFRKNLQEVMFDSINKLSEQQREVMMLKCKGFNNDEIAELLGISKRTVEAHLNKAYKKLRQDLGEVRYYSFLLFF